In the Apteryx mantelli isolate bAptMan1 chromosome 1, bAptMan1.hap1, whole genome shotgun sequence genome, one interval contains:
- the WNT16 gene encoding protein Wnt-16, producing the protein MLPLLPPSPRAQPPRQGRQPARAACPLPPEEPRAEWLGIASAGAPEKPGCASPPLSGRQKDLCEKKPELVPAIREGARLGLQECRSQFRHERWNCRPPPAARRGLPAAAAAAFGHQLSSGTKETAFIYAVTAAGLVHSVTRSCSAGNMTECSCDTNLQTGGSASEGWHWGGCSDDIHYGMWFSRKFLDVPIKNITGKNGSGLAAMNLHNNEAGRQAVAKLMSVDCRCHGVSGSCAVKTCWKTMSSFEKIGHFLKNKYENSIQISDRLKKKLRRKEKSQRKIPIQKEDLLYVNKSPNYCVEDHKLGIPGTQGRECNRTSEGPDGCNLLCCGRGYNTHVVRHVERCECKFVWCCYVRCRRCETMTDVHTCK; encoded by the exons ATGCTTCCCCTCCTGCCGCCCTCGCCGCGAGCCCAGCCTCCCCGGCAGGGCCGTCAGCCGGCCCGGGctgcctgccccctgccccccgaGGAGCCGAGAGCGGA GTGGCTGGGCATCGCCTCGGCCGGCGCGCCGGAGAAGCCGGGCTGCGCCAGCCCGCCGCTGAGCGGCCGCCAGAAGGACCTGTGCGAGAAGAAGCCGGAGCTGGTGCCCGCCATCCGCGAGGGAGCGCGCCTCGGCCTCCAGGAGTGCCGCAGCCAGTTCCGCCACGAGCGCTGGaactgccgcccgccgcccgccgcccgccgcggcctccccgccgccgccgccgccgccttcgggCACCAGCTCAGCAGCG GTACAAAGGAGACTGCATTTATATATGCAGTGACGGCGGCAGGCCTCGTGCACTCTGTGACGCGATCATGCAGTGCGGGAAATATGACCGAGTGCTCCTGTGATACCAACCTGCAGACCGGTGGCTCAGCCAGTGAGGGCTGGCACTGGGGTGGCTGCTCGGATGATATCCACTATGGAATGTGGTTCAGCAGAAAGTTCTTGGATGTGCCTATCAAGAACATAACGGGCAAGAATGGGAGTGGATTGGCAGCAATGAACCTGCACAATAATGAGGCTGGGAGGCAG GCTGTAGCAAAGCTGATGTCAGTGGATTGCCGTTGTCATGGTGTTTCTGGGTCCTGTGCTGTGAAAACTTGTTGGAAAACAATGTCCTCCTTTGAAAAGATTGgccattttttaaagaataagtaTGAAAACAGCATACAGATAtcagacagactgaaaaaaaaattacgcaggaaagaaaaaagccagcGAAAAATACCAATCCAGAAAGAAGATCTGCTGTATGTAAACAAATCACCGAATTACTGTGTAGAAGATCATAAATTGGGGATTCCTGGAACTCAGGGAAGGGAATGTAACCGCACGTCAGAGGGACCTGACGGCTGCAACCTCCTCTGCTGTGGGCGCGGATACAACACTCATGTTGTCAGACACGTGGAGAGATGTGAATGCAAGTTTGTGTGGTGCTGCTATGTACGCTGCCGAAGGTGTGAGACCATGACTGATGTGCATACCTGCAAGTAA